The proteins below come from a single Anderseniella sp. Alg231-50 genomic window:
- the hisG gene encoding ATP phosphoribosyltransferase, which yields MSNNLTLALPSKGRLREMAETMFARAGFDIVRTGSARGYRGEVKGLSGVDVAFLSASEIAQALRDGTVDLGVTGEDLLRETIGPDEPIADVVLRLGFGPADVVIAVPESWLDVAFVSDLDQVAAEFYETHGRRLRVATKYLALTRRFFADNGVTGYRIVESLGATEGAPASGSAEIIVDITTTGSTLRANRLKILDDGLILSSEAILAARREALTRPVVQNLKNRLELAI from the coding sequence ATGAGCAACAACCTCACTCTTGCGCTTCCCTCCAAGGGCCGCCTGCGGGAGATGGCCGAAACCATGTTTGCGCGCGCCGGTTTTGACATCGTGCGCACCGGGTCCGCGCGCGGCTATCGCGGTGAAGTGAAAGGCCTCAGCGGCGTTGACGTCGCTTTCCTGTCGGCTTCGGAAATAGCTCAGGCATTGCGCGACGGCACTGTTGATCTGGGCGTCACCGGAGAAGACCTGCTGCGCGAGACAATCGGGCCGGACGAGCCCATAGCGGATGTGGTGTTGCGGCTGGGATTCGGCCCGGCGGATGTCGTTATAGCGGTGCCTGAAAGCTGGCTGGACGTTGCCTTCGTCAGCGACCTCGACCAGGTGGCGGCCGAGTTCTATGAAACCCACGGTCGCAGATTGCGGGTAGCGACCAAATACCTGGCGCTGACCAGACGCTTCTTCGCCGACAATGGGGTCACGGGTTACCGCATCGTGGAAAGCCTCGGGGCAACGGAAGGTGCGCCTGCATCGGGATCGGCCGAGATCATTGTCGACATCACCACCACCGGTTCCACATTGAGAGCCAACAGGCTGAAAATACTGGACGATGGCCTGATCCTGAGTTCCGAGGCGATACTGGCCGCAAGACGCGAGGCATTAACGCGGCCCGTGGTGCAAAATCTCAAAAATCGCCTTGAGCTGGCTATTTAG
- the rpe gene encoding ribulose-phosphate 3-epimerase → MARPILISPSILSADFARLGDEVRAIDEQGCDWVHVDVMDGHFAPNITIGPMVVKAIRPVTKKVLDVHLMITPADPFIAAFAEAGSDIITVHAEAGPHLDRTLQLIRSLGKKAGVSLNPSTPENVIEYVLDKLDLILVMTVNPGFGGQAFIPEMAAKIARIRDMVGGRDIHIEVDGGISEKTAGIVAAAGADVLVAGSAVYQNNDPARYGANMDAIRTAAASAI, encoded by the coding sequence ATGGCGCGCCCAATTCTTATTTCACCGTCGATCCTGTCGGCAGATTTCGCCAGGCTGGGAGACGAGGTGCGCGCCATTGACGAGCAGGGGTGTGACTGGGTGCATGTCGATGTGATGGACGGGCATTTTGCGCCCAACATCACCATCGGCCCGATGGTGGTGAAAGCCATTCGGCCGGTGACCAAAAAGGTGCTCGATGTGCACCTGATGATCACCCCGGCCGATCCGTTCATTGCAGCGTTTGCAGAGGCCGGTTCCGATATCATTACTGTTCACGCAGAAGCAGGCCCGCATCTTGATCGCACGCTGCAGCTGATCAGGTCGCTGGGCAAGAAGGCCGGGGTATCGCTTAACCCGTCGACGCCTGAAAACGTGATCGAATATGTGCTCGACAAGCTCGACCTCATCCTGGTGATGACGGTGAACCCGGGGTTTGGGGGGCAGGCCTTCATTCCGGAAATGGCAGCCAAGATTGCCCGCATCAGGGACATGGTCGGTGGCCGTGACATCCATATTGAAGTGGATGGCGGCATCAGCGAGAAAACCGCCGGCATCGTCGCAGCCGCCGGCGCCGATGTTCTGGTGGCGGGTTCTGCTGTCTACCAGAACAATGACCCGGCCAGGTACGGCGCCAACATGGACGCCATTCGCACAGCCGCGGCTTCTGCGATCTAG
- the gap gene encoding type I glyceraldehyde-3-phosphate dehydrogenase, whose amino-acid sequence MAVRVAINGFGRIGRNILRAIAESGRKDVKVVAINDLGPVETNAHLLRFDSVHGKFPGTVKVRGDEINCGTGWIKVTAERDPSKLPWKEIGVDVAMECTGIFTSRDAAAAHLKAGAKEVLISAPGANADMTVVYGVNHDQLTGKHKVVSNASCTTNCLAPVAKVLNDAFGIEHGFMTTIHAYTGDQPTLDTMHKDLYRGRAAAVSMIPTSTGAAKAVGLVLPELNGKLDGVSIRVPTPNVSVVDLKCVMSRSVTVEQVNRAMIKASKGALKGILAVTDQPNVSIDFNHDPHSSTLHLDQTKVMDGTLVRVLSWYDNEWGFSNRMADTAVALHKAK is encoded by the coding sequence ATGGCGGTACGCGTTGCAATCAACGGATTTGGTCGCATTGGGCGCAATATTTTGCGCGCCATTGCAGAGTCGGGACGCAAGGACGTAAAGGTCGTTGCAATCAATGATCTGGGCCCGGTGGAAACCAATGCCCATCTGCTGCGCTTCGACAGCGTGCACGGCAAGTTCCCCGGTACGGTCAAGGTCAGGGGCGATGAGATCAACTGCGGTACCGGTTGGATCAAGGTGACCGCAGAGCGTGACCCGTCCAAGCTTCCCTGGAAGGAAATCGGTGTTGATGTGGCGATGGAATGCACCGGCATTTTCACCTCGCGCGATGCTGCCGCAGCGCATCTGAAAGCGGGCGCCAAGGAAGTGCTGATTTCAGCACCCGGTGCAAATGCCGACATGACGGTGGTCTACGGCGTGAACCACGATCAGCTGACCGGCAAGCACAAGGTCGTCTCCAATGCCTCATGCACCACCAATTGCCTGGCACCGGTGGCCAAGGTGCTCAATGATGCATTTGGTATTGAACACGGCTTCATGACCACCATCCATGCCTACACCGGCGATCAGCCGACACTGGACACCATGCACAAGGATCTCTACCGGGGCCGGGCGGCGGCAGTGTCGATGATCCCGACCTCCACCGGCGCGGCTAAGGCTGTCGGTCTGGTCCTGCCGGAACTGAACGGCAAGCTCGACGGTGTGTCCATTCGGGTGCCGACACCAAATGTGTCCGTGGTCGACCTGAAGTGCGTCATGTCCAGGTCGGTTACGGTTGAACAGGTCAACCGCGCCATGATCAAGGCGTCCAAGGGTGCCCTGAAGGGTATTCTGGCGGTCACCGATCAACCCAATGTGTCGATTGACTTCAATCATGACCCGCACTCTTCAACTCTTCATCTCGACCAGACCAAGGTGATGGATGGCACGCTGGTGCGTGTGTTGAGCTGGTACGACAATGAGTGGGGCTTCTCAAATCGCATGGCCGACACTGCTGTCGCCCTGCACAAGGCAAAGTAA
- a CDS encoding TetR family transcriptional regulator C-terminal domain-containing protein, which produces MTTSERPRPRKAARDVRRRQLIEATIDVLATRGYSSLTISDVSRRAGLSMGIVNFHFESKAALLADTLKHLAVQYRDNWMAAVSEAGGDPAARLYAMTSADFGEDVCTPRTLQAWVSFWAEAQSRPAYDEVYGDEEAEYLQTLETMCADISSAGNYNRPQSGKLDARVINALTDGLWVALAHTPPGITRSQALSTLHNCLAAFYPAHFDANGPVN; this is translated from the coding sequence ATGACCACGTCTGAACGGCCAAGACCAAGAAAGGCGGCGCGCGATGTGCGCCGCAGGCAGCTTATCGAGGCAACCATCGATGTGCTGGCGACACGCGGCTATTCCAGCCTGACGATCAGTGATGTGTCGCGCCGGGCCGGCCTGTCGATGGGCATTGTGAACTTTCATTTTGAGTCCAAGGCAGCGCTGCTGGCCGATACCCTGAAGCACCTGGCCGTGCAGTACCGTGACAACTGGATGGCAGCGGTCAGCGAAGCCGGCGGCGATCCCGCCGCGCGGCTCTATGCCATGACCAGTGCTGATTTCGGTGAAGATGTCTGCACGCCGCGGACACTGCAGGCATGGGTGAGCTTCTGGGCGGAGGCCCAGTCAAGGCCCGCCTATGATGAAGTCTATGGCGACGAAGAAGCAGAATACCTGCAAACGCTGGAAACCATGTGCGCCGACATTTCCAGCGCCGGAAATTACAACAGGCCGCAATCCGGCAAGCTCGATGCACGGGTGATCAACGCGCTCACCGACGGATTGTGGGTTGCGCTTGCCCACACGCCGCCGGGCATTACCCGGTCACAGGCCCTGAGCACGCTGCACAATTGCCTGGCCGCGTTTTACCCTGCGCATTTTGACGCAAACGGGCCTGTCAATTGA
- a CDS encoding methyltransferase domain-containing protein: protein MTQPEELYPEPVIGFLEMLWGRGWLSPGGPDELARLLEGEDLRGKHVLDIGCGAGGIDCLLVSEYGAARITGIDVEASVLEAARTRIREAGISEHVELMQVEPGPLPFAADEFDVVFSKDAIVHIPGKHELGRDVFRVLKPGGRFVASDWLMSHDGEPSPDMQAYLASEDLDFGMASPRLYADALEQAGFVDVALTNRNAWYRDQARRELALLQGELHDAAIAELGYEIVDHNIQTWGLMIKVLETGEHCPHHVRGRKP, encoded by the coding sequence ATGACGCAGCCAGAAGAGCTTTATCCGGAGCCTGTTATCGGATTTCTGGAAATGCTGTGGGGACGCGGTTGGCTGTCTCCCGGCGGCCCGGATGAACTTGCACGCCTGCTCGAAGGCGAGGATTTGCGCGGCAAGCACGTTCTCGATATCGGCTGTGGTGCCGGGGGTATCGATTGCCTGCTGGTCAGCGAGTACGGCGCGGCGAGAATCACCGGCATTGACGTGGAAGCATCCGTGCTGGAGGCAGCCCGCACGCGCATTCGTGAAGCCGGCATTTCCGAGCACGTGGAGCTGATGCAGGTCGAACCGGGTCCGCTGCCGTTTGCCGCCGATGAATTCGACGTGGTTTTTTCCAAGGATGCCATCGTTCACATTCCGGGCAAGCATGAACTGGGCAGGGACGTGTTTCGTGTTTTGAAACCCGGTGGCCGGTTCGTGGCGTCCGACTGGCTGATGTCGCATGACGGCGAACCGTCGCCCGACATGCAGGCCTATCTGGCATCGGAGGACCTTGATTTCGGGATGGCGTCGCCGCGTCTTTACGCAGACGCCCTTGAACAGGCGGGCTTTGTCGATGTGGCATTGACCAATCGCAATGCCTGGTACCGTGACCAGGCCAGGCGCGAACTGGCTCTCCTCCAGGGGGAGCTGCACGATGCCGCGATTGCGGAGCTGGGTTATGAAATTGTCGACCACAATATCCAGACATGGGGCTTGATGATCAAAGTGCTGGAGACCGGTGAGCACTGCCCGCATCATGTGCGCGGGCGAAAGCCATGA
- a CDS encoding ATP-binding cassette domain-containing protein, translating into MLSVEKLSKSFGGLQAVRDCSFRIEEGSITGLIGPNGAGKTTTFNMIAGEMEPTAGKIIFQGENIAGLPTHKMFHLGIVRTFQIPHEFAKMTVLENLMVVPSAQPGEHIFNNWLSPGAVKAREDEVRHMAEDALEFLSISHLRDERAGNLSGGQKKLLELGRTMMTDAKLVLLDEPGAGVNPTLLLKIREMITRLREERGYTFCVIEHDMDLIAALCDPIIVLAEGTVLMQGTMEEVRSNSDVLDAYLGGGEEAA; encoded by the coding sequence GTGTTAAGCGTAGAAAAGCTGAGCAAAAGCTTTGGCGGGCTGCAGGCTGTACGTGACTGCAGTTTCAGAATTGAGGAAGGATCAATCACCGGATTGATCGGCCCGAACGGCGCGGGCAAAACAACTACCTTCAACATGATCGCCGGTGAAATGGAACCGACCGCCGGCAAGATCATTTTCCAGGGCGAGAACATTGCCGGGCTGCCGACCCACAAGATGTTTCACCTCGGCATCGTGCGCACATTCCAGATTCCACACGAATTTGCCAAGATGACGGTGCTGGAAAACCTGATGGTCGTACCGTCAGCGCAACCGGGCGAACACATCTTCAATAACTGGCTGAGCCCGGGCGCGGTCAAGGCGCGCGAGGACGAGGTTCGCCACATGGCGGAAGACGCGCTCGAGTTCCTGTCGATATCCCATCTCCGGGACGAACGCGCCGGAAACCTGTCCGGCGGCCAGAAGAAGCTTCTGGAACTGGGTCGCACCATGATGACCGACGCCAAGCTGGTGCTGCTCGACGAACCGGGCGCCGGGGTCAATCCCACCCTGCTGCTGAAAATCCGCGAAATGATCACCAGGCTGCGCGAAGAGCGCGGCTATACCTTCTGCGTCATCGAGCATGACATGGACCTGATTGCCGCCCTGTGCGATCCGATCATCGTGCTCGCCGAGGGAACCGTGCTGATGCAGGGCACCATGGAGGAAGTGCGCTCCAATTCGGATGTGCTGGATGCCTATCTCGGCGGTGGCGAGGAAGCAGCCTGA